One stretch of Streptomyces sp. A2-16 DNA includes these proteins:
- a CDS encoding FAD-binding dehydrogenase, which translates to MDADVIVVGAGLAGLVAAHELTSRGRRVALVDQENAANLGGQAFWSFGGLFLVDSPEQRRLGIKDSFDLAWSDWQGSAQFDRVDDEDSWAVRWARAYVEFAAGEKRSWLEGHGIKFLPTVGWAERGDLTAHGHGNSVPRFHVAWGTGTGVVEPFVGYAKQAARDGLLTFYHRHQVDELVIEEGAARGVRGTVLAADDSARGVASSRERIGDFELTARAVVVTTGGIGANHDIVRRYWPERLGTPPAEMVTGVPAYVDGRMLDISAGAGVRLVNRDRMWHYTEGIQNWDPIWPGHGIRILPGPSSMWFDALGRRLPEPCLPGYDTLSTLRHLRTTEDIAEHDHSWFILTQKIIEKEFALSGSEQNPDITAKDRAGFLKERVLGKGAPGPVDAFLRKGADFVTAPNLEQLVEKMNGLTGKALLDAGSIRRQIEARDLQIANSYSKDAQVQGIRNARRYIGDRLGRVAGPHRILAPAAGPLIGVKLHILTRKTLGGIQTDLDSRALGADGKPLEGLYAAGEVAGFGGGGVHGYNALEGTFLGGCLFSGRAAGRAAAKQVG; encoded by the coding sequence ATGGATGCCGACGTCATCGTCGTCGGAGCGGGGCTCGCGGGCCTGGTTGCCGCGCACGAGCTCACCAGCCGCGGCAGGAGGGTCGCGCTGGTCGACCAGGAGAACGCCGCCAACCTCGGCGGCCAGGCCTTCTGGTCCTTCGGCGGGCTCTTCCTCGTCGACAGCCCGGAGCAGCGCCGCCTCGGCATCAAGGACTCCTTCGACCTCGCCTGGAGCGACTGGCAGGGCAGCGCGCAGTTCGACCGCGTCGACGACGAGGACTCCTGGGCGGTGCGCTGGGCGCGGGCCTACGTCGAGTTCGCGGCGGGGGAGAAGCGGTCCTGGCTGGAAGGCCACGGCATCAAGTTCCTGCCCACCGTCGGCTGGGCCGAGCGCGGCGACCTCACCGCCCACGGACACGGCAACTCCGTGCCCCGCTTCCATGTCGCCTGGGGCACCGGCACCGGAGTGGTCGAACCCTTCGTGGGGTACGCCAAACAGGCCGCCCGCGACGGACTGCTGACCTTCTACCACCGCCACCAGGTCGACGAGCTCGTCATCGAGGAGGGCGCCGCGCGGGGCGTACGCGGGACCGTGCTCGCCGCGGACGACTCCGCGCGCGGGGTCGCCTCCAGCCGCGAGCGCATCGGCGACTTCGAGCTCACCGCCCGGGCCGTCGTCGTCACCACCGGCGGCATCGGCGCCAACCACGACATCGTCCGCCGCTACTGGCCCGAGCGGCTCGGGACCCCGCCCGCGGAGATGGTCACCGGCGTGCCCGCCTACGTCGACGGCCGCATGCTCGACATCAGCGCGGGCGCGGGCGTGCGCCTGGTCAACCGCGACCGCATGTGGCACTACACCGAGGGCATCCAGAACTGGGACCCCATCTGGCCCGGCCACGGCATCCGCATCCTGCCCGGCCCGTCCTCGATGTGGTTCGACGCCCTCGGCCGCCGGCTGCCCGAGCCGTGTCTGCCCGGCTACGACACCCTCAGCACTCTCCGGCACCTGCGCACCACCGAGGACATCGCGGAGCACGACCACTCCTGGTTCATCCTCACCCAGAAGATCATCGAGAAGGAGTTCGCGCTCTCGGGCTCCGAGCAGAACCCCGACATCACCGCCAAGGACCGCGCCGGCTTCCTCAAGGAGCGTGTCCTGGGCAAGGGCGCCCCCGGACCCGTCGACGCCTTCCTGCGCAAGGGCGCGGACTTCGTGACCGCCCCGAACCTGGAGCAGCTGGTCGAGAAGATGAACGGGCTCACCGGCAAGGCGCTCCTCGACGCCGGCTCCATCCGCCGCCAGATCGAGGCCCGCGACCTGCAGATCGCGAACTCCTACAGCAAGGACGCCCAGGTGCAGGGCATCCGCAACGCCCGCCGCTACATCGGCGACCGCCTCGGCCGGGTCGCCGGCCCGCACCGCATCCTCGCCCCCGCCGCCGGCCCGCTGATCGGCGTCAAGCTGCACATCCTGACCCGCAAGACCCTCGGCGGCATCCAGACCGACCTCGACTCCCGCGCCCTGGGCGCCGACGGCAAGCCCCTGGAGGGCCTGTACGCGGCGGGCGAGGTCGCCGGCTTCGGCGGCGGCGGGGTCCACGGCTACAACGCGCTCGAGGGCACCTTCCTCGGCGGCTGCCTCTTCTCGGGGCGCGCGGCAGGGCGGGCGGCTGCCAAGCAGGTCGGCTAG
- a CDS encoding L,D-transpeptidase family protein has protein sequence MITRRTHVALLAASLLLTGCGGGAVASTESMPAPSREPSPTTPSPEISVEVAPQQIPGLGPRTWAKVPADARQAVVVTGRGRDSSASTVVLHERTEAGWRAGASWPAHNALKGWTDHHTAGDLRSPIGVYTLTDAGGLLKNPGTKLSYDRGSGFTAPGTGFEGEPLAGSFDYVIAINYNRRPGTSPLDWTRPLGAGRGGGIWLHVDHGGPTHGCVSIAEKHMKELLLTLDPALRPVVVMGDAKSLNR, from the coding sequence ATGATCACACGCAGAACCCATGTGGCCCTGCTCGCCGCATCCCTGCTTCTGACCGGATGCGGCGGCGGTGCCGTGGCCAGCACGGAGAGCATGCCCGCCCCGTCCAGGGAGCCTTCGCCGACCACCCCCTCGCCGGAGATCTCCGTCGAGGTCGCTCCCCAGCAGATACCCGGCCTCGGCCCCAGGACATGGGCGAAGGTACCGGCCGACGCCCGGCAGGCCGTCGTGGTCACCGGGCGCGGCCGCGACTCGTCGGCCTCCACCGTGGTGCTCCACGAGCGCACCGAGGCCGGCTGGCGGGCCGGCGCGAGCTGGCCCGCGCACAACGCCCTCAAGGGCTGGACCGACCACCACACGGCGGGCGACCTGCGCTCACCGATCGGCGTCTACACCCTCACGGACGCCGGCGGACTGCTGAAGAACCCCGGCACCAAGCTCTCCTACGACCGCGGTTCCGGCTTCACCGCGCCCGGCACGGGCTTCGAGGGCGAGCCGCTGGCCGGGTCCTTCGACTACGTGATCGCCATCAACTACAACCGGCGGCCCGGCACCTCACCCCTGGACTGGACCCGCCCGCTCGGCGCGGGCCGCGGCGGCGGGATATGGCTGCACGTCGACCACGGCGGGCCCACCCACGGCTGTGTGAGCATCGCCGAGAAGCACATGAAGGAGCTGCTGCTCACCCTGGACCCGGCCCTGCGTCCCGTCGTCGTCATGGGCGACGCGAAGTCCCTGAACCGCTGA
- a CDS encoding MBL fold metallo-hydrolase: MSAGVQQVADGTYLVQGSNTNWVILTEGSSATLIDTGYPGDREQVLASLTEVGSSPEAVTAVLITHAHNDHLGSAEYLRSAYGTPVYLHEAEVPHARREFLHQVSVGTVLKNGWRPGVLPWAVHAIRVGGTAHVPVVSPQPFPAEGALDLPGGPVPVHTPGHTDGHCAFHLPERGVVISGDGLVSGHPTSRVKGPQLLPDMFHHERARAVASLEVYAELDGDLLLPGHGPAHRGPVREAALQARDRAL; the protein is encoded by the coding sequence ATGAGCGCAGGCGTGCAGCAAGTCGCGGACGGCACCTATCTGGTGCAGGGCAGCAACACCAACTGGGTGATCCTCACCGAGGGAAGCTCCGCCACGCTGATCGACACCGGCTACCCCGGCGACCGGGAACAGGTCCTCGCCTCCCTGACGGAGGTGGGGAGTTCACCGGAGGCGGTCACCGCCGTGCTCATCACCCACGCCCACAACGACCACCTGGGCTCCGCCGAGTACCTGCGCAGCGCCTACGGCACGCCCGTCTACCTGCACGAGGCCGAAGTACCGCACGCGCGGCGCGAGTTCCTGCACCAGGTGTCCGTCGGGACGGTCCTGAAGAACGGCTGGCGCCCCGGCGTGCTGCCGTGGGCGGTGCACGCGATCCGCGTGGGCGGCACGGCCCATGTGCCGGTGGTCTCCCCGCAGCCGTTCCCGGCCGAGGGCGCTCTCGATCTGCCGGGCGGCCCGGTGCCCGTGCACACGCCGGGCCACACCGACGGGCACTGCGCCTTCCACCTCCCCGAGCGCGGCGTGGTGATCTCCGGTGACGGCCTGGTCAGCGGTCATCCCACCTCGCGCGTCAAGGGGCCCCAGTTGCTGCCGGACATGTTCCACCACGAGCGCGCGCGTGCCGTGGCCTCGCTGGAGGTGTACGCGGAGCTGGACGGCGATCTGCTGCTGCCGGGACACGGTCCGGCACACCGTGGTCCAGTCCGTGAAGCGGCACTTCAGGCCAGGGACCGGGCGCTCTAA
- a CDS encoding TetR/AcrR family transcriptional regulator, giving the protein MVVEDTTRRVTRRRVRTRAKLLDAAFAVFAAKGFGRVSIEEVCEAAGYSRGAFYSNFDSLDELFFALYQQRADLIAEQVSGALALDGPGLDVPAAVDRVTEVLLLDRDWLLVKTDFLVHAARAPEVARTLLEHRARLRRAIAERLAHARGHTGLPDVLHDVEGAAHAVVAAYDGVTVQLLLDRDVERARVWLGQLLTALLTDGSDTTA; this is encoded by the coding sequence ATGGTGGTGGAGGACACGACCAGGCGCGTGACCAGGCGCCGGGTCCGCACGCGTGCCAAACTCCTGGACGCCGCCTTCGCGGTGTTCGCCGCCAAGGGCTTCGGGCGGGTGTCGATCGAGGAGGTCTGCGAGGCCGCCGGATACAGCCGGGGCGCCTTCTACTCGAACTTCGACAGCCTCGACGAGCTGTTCTTCGCGCTCTACCAGCAGCGTGCCGACCTGATCGCGGAGCAGGTCTCCGGGGCCCTCGCCCTCGACGGACCCGGACTCGACGTACCGGCCGCCGTGGACCGGGTCACCGAGGTGCTGCTCCTCGACCGGGACTGGCTCCTGGTCAAGACCGACTTCCTGGTGCACGCCGCCCGCGCCCCCGAGGTCGCCCGCACCCTGCTCGAACACCGGGCCCGGCTCAGGCGCGCCATCGCCGAACGGCTGGCCCACGCGCGCGGGCACACCGGACTGCCCGACGTGCTCCACGACGTCGAGGGCGCCGCCCACGCCGTGGTCGCCGCCTACGACGGGGTCACCGTCCAACTCCTGCTGGACCGGGACGTCGAGCGCGCCCGCGTCTGGCTGGGGCAACTGCTCACCGCGCTGCTCACCGACGGCAGCGACACCACCGCATGA
- a CDS encoding VOC family protein: MALEWEQVIVDSADPVALGRWWAEALGWVVVGDAPDEFEIRPDKDRMPGLLFVPVPEAKTVKNRLHLDFRPDDRDAEVTRLLALGARHTDIGQGEQSWVTLVDPEGNEFCVLGERRA, from the coding sequence ATGGCCTTGGAATGGGAACAAGTCATCGTGGACTCGGCCGATCCCGTCGCCCTCGGGCGCTGGTGGGCCGAGGCGCTGGGCTGGGTGGTGGTCGGGGACGCCCCGGACGAGTTCGAGATCCGCCCCGACAAGGACCGGATGCCGGGACTGCTGTTCGTGCCGGTGCCGGAGGCGAAAACCGTCAAGAACCGGCTCCATCTCGACTTCCGGCCCGACGACCGGGACGCCGAGGTCACCCGCCTCCTCGCCCTGGGCGCGCGGCACACGGACATCGGGCAGGGCGAGCAGTCCTGGGTGACGCTGGTGGACCCCGAGGGCAACGAGTTCTGTGTGCTGGGCGAGCGCCGAGCCTGA
- a CDS encoding alpha-ketoglutarate-dependent dioxygenase AlkB has product MTAHLQGSLFDQTDELRLGPLDGIRRTVLGLGAWIDVVPGWLGGSDALFERLAAEVPWRAERRTMYDHVVDVPRLLAFYGVEDTLPHPVLTEAREALTAHYADELGEPFTTAGLCYYRDGRDSVAWHGDRGGRGASQDTMVAIVSVGAPRDLLLRPARGGGETVRRPLGHGDLIVMGGSCQRTWEHAVPKSTRATGPRISVQFRTRGVH; this is encoded by the coding sequence ATGACCGCGCACCTCCAGGGCTCCCTGTTCGACCAGACCGACGAGCTCCGGCTCGGCCCCCTCGACGGGATCCGCCGTACCGTCCTCGGCCTCGGCGCCTGGATCGACGTAGTGCCCGGATGGCTCGGCGGCTCGGACGCCCTGTTCGAACGACTGGCCGCCGAGGTGCCGTGGCGGGCGGAGCGCCGCACGATGTACGACCATGTCGTCGACGTACCGCGACTGCTGGCCTTCTACGGCGTCGAGGACACGCTGCCCCATCCGGTGCTGACGGAGGCGCGGGAGGCGCTCACCGCGCACTACGCCGACGAACTCGGCGAGCCGTTCACCACGGCCGGGCTCTGCTACTACCGCGACGGCCGGGACAGCGTCGCCTGGCACGGCGACCGGGGCGGGCGGGGCGCGAGCCAGGACACCATGGTCGCGATCGTCTCCGTGGGTGCCCCGCGCGACCTGCTGCTGCGGCCGGCGCGCGGTGGCGGTGAGACGGTCCGGAGGCCGCTCGGCCACGGCGACCTGATCGTGATGGGCGGCTCCTGTCAGCGCACCTGGGAGCACGCCGTGCCGAAGTCCACGCGCGCGACGGGACCGCGCATCAGCGTCCAGTTCCGAACGCGCGGCGTGCACTGA
- a CDS encoding DUF4032 domain-containing protein, whose amino-acid sequence MALQISATNPEHPALLLELPWHLPLEQWPEEVLVPLPRGISRHVVRYARAGDEVIAVKELAERPALREYELLRDLDRLGIPAVDPLAVVTGRTDAEEAPLESVLVTRHLGGSMPYRSMFETTMRPATMHRLMDALAVLLVRLHLAGFAWGDCSLSNTLFRRDAGAYAAYLVDAETGDLHPQLSPGQRDYDLDLARVNISGELLDLEASGALHPSVDAIEFGMEICSRYGSLWEELTRRSVYPAGKYHFIERRIRRLNDLGFDVAEMQIEHAPNGDTVTFVPKVVDAGHHQRQLLRLTGLDTEENQARRLLNDLESWMATQDDYAPGDPLGARPEVLAHRWVRDVFRPTVRAVPLEMRGSMDPAEIYHELLEHRWYLSERAQHDIGLDTAVDDYITNILPKARETLQPTPASTE is encoded by the coding sequence ATGGCACTGCAGATCAGCGCGACGAACCCGGAGCATCCCGCGCTCCTGCTCGAACTGCCGTGGCACCTGCCCCTGGAGCAGTGGCCGGAGGAGGTCCTGGTCCCGCTGCCGCGCGGCATATCCCGCCACGTGGTGCGCTACGCCCGCGCCGGCGACGAGGTCATCGCCGTCAAGGAGCTCGCCGAGCGCCCGGCACTGCGCGAGTACGAGCTGCTGCGCGATCTGGACCGGCTCGGCATCCCGGCCGTCGACCCGCTCGCCGTGGTCACCGGGCGCACCGACGCCGAGGAAGCCCCGCTGGAGTCGGTGCTGGTCACCCGGCACCTGGGCGGCTCGATGCCGTACCGCTCGATGTTCGAGACGACCATGCGGCCCGCCACCATGCACCGCCTGATGGACGCGCTGGCCGTCCTCCTGGTCCGTCTGCACCTGGCCGGGTTCGCCTGGGGCGACTGCTCCCTGTCCAACACCCTCTTCAGACGGGACGCGGGCGCCTACGCCGCCTACCTGGTGGACGCCGAGACCGGCGACCTGCATCCCCAGCTCAGCCCCGGACAGCGGGACTACGACCTCGACCTCGCGCGCGTGAACATCAGCGGCGAGCTGCTCGACCTGGAGGCGTCCGGGGCGCTGCACCCCTCGGTGGACGCGATCGAGTTCGGCATGGAGATCTGCTCCCGCTACGGCAGCCTGTGGGAGGAACTGACCCGCAGGTCCGTCTACCCGGCGGGCAAGTACCACTTCATAGAGCGCCGGATCCGCCGGCTCAACGACCTCGGCTTCGACGTGGCCGAGATGCAGATCGAGCACGCGCCGAACGGCGACACGGTCACCTTCGTGCCGAAGGTCGTGGACGCCGGTCACCACCAGCGCCAGCTCCTGCGCCTGACGGGACTGGACACCGAGGAGAACCAGGCCCGGCGGCTGCTGAACGACCTGGAGAGCTGGATGGCCACCCAGGACGACTACGCCCCGGGGGACCCGCTCGGCGCCCGCCCCGAGGTGCTCGCGCACCGGTGGGTGCGGGACGTCTTCCGTCCGACCGTGCGGGCCGTGCCGCTGGAGATGCGCGGGTCGATGGACCCGGCGGAGATCTACCACGAGCTGCTCGAACACCGCTGGTACCTGTCCGAGCGGGCCCAGCACGACATCGGGCTGGACACCGCCGTCGACGACTACATCACCAACATCCTTCCCAAGGCCCGGGAGACGCTCCAGCCCACGCCCGCAAGCACGGAGTGA
- a CDS encoding DUF488 family protein: MSVRIRRVYEPPEPADGVRVLVDRLWPRGLSKEAARVDEWPKALTPSTELRRWYHAGEGSYEEFAERYEAELADPEAAGLLDRVRELARKGDVTLLTASKTPERSHATVLVRLLES; encoded by the coding sequence GTGAGCGTGCGCATCCGCCGTGTCTACGAACCCCCCGAGCCCGCGGACGGCGTCCGCGTCCTGGTCGACCGGTTGTGGCCGCGCGGTCTGTCCAAGGAGGCGGCCCGTGTCGACGAGTGGCCGAAGGCGCTGACCCCGTCGACCGAGCTGCGCCGCTGGTACCACGCGGGCGAGGGGTCGTACGAGGAGTTCGCCGAGCGGTACGAGGCAGAGCTGGCCGATCCCGAGGCGGCCGGACTCCTCGACCGGGTCCGGGAGTTGGCGCGCAAGGGTGACGTGACCCTGCTGACCGCGTCGAAGACGCCGGAGCGGAGCCACGCCACCGTGCTGGTGCGCCTGCTGGAGTCCTAG
- a CDS encoding universal stress protein, whose protein sequence is MTRPITAGIDGTEESLAALGWAAREAVRRGTGLRVVHAWRFQPYEGIDAGDRDTQAGWARDAMAEAVRTVTGRHIGLDVDTDLVEGGSVDVLVSAAADAEFLVLGSRGHGPVVGFLVGSVGQQVIAETTRPVVLVRAGDQATAEVSGREIVVGQEGDPEDSAETLRFAFETAAARGATVRAVRAWTLPPVFAYSPGSLKLLDEAGGLEPYEKKALASALQPWRERFPDVPVVEHVEMGSAGQVLLSVTARAQLMVVGRRARRTAVGARIGSVAYGVLHHADCPVAVVPHN, encoded by the coding sequence ATGACCCGCCCGATCACCGCAGGCATCGACGGAACCGAGGAGAGCCTCGCCGCACTGGGCTGGGCGGCCCGGGAGGCGGTCCGGCGAGGGACGGGACTGCGGGTGGTCCACGCCTGGCGGTTCCAGCCGTACGAGGGGATCGACGCGGGGGACCGGGACACCCAGGCAGGCTGGGCGCGGGACGCCATGGCCGAGGCCGTCCGGACCGTCACGGGGCGGCACATCGGACTCGACGTGGACACCGACCTGGTGGAGGGCGGCAGTGTCGACGTGCTGGTCTCCGCCGCGGCCGATGCCGAGTTCCTGGTCCTGGGCTCCCGCGGGCACGGGCCGGTGGTCGGCTTCCTGGTGGGCTCGGTGGGCCAGCAGGTGATCGCCGAGACGACGCGGCCCGTGGTGCTGGTGCGGGCGGGGGACCAGGCCACCGCGGAGGTCTCGGGGCGCGAGATCGTGGTGGGTCAGGAGGGCGACCCGGAGGACAGCGCGGAGACCCTGCGGTTCGCCTTCGAGACGGCGGCGGCCCGGGGCGCGACCGTGCGTGCCGTGCGGGCCTGGACGCTGCCGCCGGTGTTCGCCTACAGCCCGGGCTCGCTCAAGCTGCTCGACGAGGCCGGCGGTCTGGAGCCGTACGAGAAGAAGGCCCTGGCCTCGGCGCTCCAGCCGTGGCGGGAGCGCTTCCCCGACGTGCCGGTCGTCGAGCACGTGGAGATGGGCAGCGCGGGGCAGGTGCTGCTGTCGGTGACGGCACGGGCCCAGTTGATGGTCGTGGGCCGCCGGGCCCGCCGTACCGCCGTGGGCGCGCGGATCGGCTCGGTCGCCTACGGCGTGCTGCACCACGCGGACTGCCCGGTGGCCGTGGTGCCGCACAACTGA
- a CDS encoding M1 family metallopeptidase — MPKAVRRTFVVVSTPVALVALLGAAAPGPTGSSGAGDPYFPLAGNGGYHVGHYDLTLRYDPGSRHLDGKAVITARATQRLTRFDLDFKGLTVTALTVGHAKAGFRRDGQELVVTPQRALRKGERFTVTVTYQGKPGPVTDPDGSLDGWIPTDDGAFVAGEPQGAMTWFPANNHPTDKSSYDFTITVPQGRTAVANGVLLSQRTTHGKTTFRWRQSEPMAAYLATATVGKFKVEQFTTRNGIRVYNAVDSREAAAAAPVLKKLPSVLEWESKLFGPYPFRAAGSIVDHAPNVGYALETQSRPVYDRAPDLSTLVHENAHQWFGDSVSLTSWKDIWLNEGFATYAEWLYAEQHGGDSAQKAFDDLYAKPASDDLWEFPPGDPGSGANIFGTPVYARGAMTLHALRKAVGDRAFFLILRAWATGHRDGHGTTAQFERLAERVSGKNLDSLFHTWLYAPGKPNRP; from the coding sequence GTGCCGAAGGCCGTCAGACGCACCTTCGTCGTCGTCAGCACCCCCGTCGCCCTCGTGGCGCTGCTCGGGGCCGCCGCGCCCGGGCCGACGGGCTCTTCCGGAGCCGGTGACCCCTACTTCCCGCTGGCCGGAAACGGCGGATACCACGTCGGGCACTACGACCTGACACTCCGTTACGACCCCGGCAGCCGCCACCTCGACGGGAAGGCGGTGATCACCGCCCGCGCCACCCAGCGCCTGACCCGCTTCGACCTGGACTTCAAGGGGCTGACCGTCACCGCTCTGACGGTCGGTCACGCCAAGGCCGGGTTCCGCCGTGACGGCCAGGAACTCGTCGTCACCCCTCAGCGCGCCCTGCGCAAGGGGGAACGATTCACCGTCACCGTGACCTACCAGGGGAAGCCCGGCCCCGTCACCGACCCCGACGGTTCCCTCGACGGCTGGATCCCCACCGACGACGGCGCCTTCGTCGCCGGGGAGCCGCAGGGCGCGATGACCTGGTTCCCGGCGAACAACCACCCCACGGACAAGTCGTCGTACGACTTCACCATCACCGTCCCCCAGGGACGCACCGCGGTCGCCAACGGGGTCCTCCTCTCCCAGCGGACCACGCACGGGAAGACCACGTTCCGCTGGCGCCAGAGCGAACCGATGGCCGCCTACCTGGCCACCGCGACCGTCGGGAAGTTCAAGGTGGAGCAGTTCACCACCAGGAACGGCATCCGCGTCTACAACGCCGTCGATTCCCGCGAGGCCGCCGCCGCGGCCCCCGTCCTCAAGAAGCTGCCCTCCGTCCTGGAGTGGGAGAGCAAGCTCTTCGGGCCCTACCCGTTCCGGGCCGCCGGATCGATCGTGGACCACGCCCCGAACGTCGGCTACGCGCTGGAGACCCAGTCCCGTCCGGTCTACGACCGGGCACCCGACCTGAGCACCCTCGTCCACGAGAACGCCCACCAGTGGTTCGGCGACTCCGTCTCGCTCACCTCCTGGAAGGACATCTGGCTCAACGAGGGCTTCGCGACCTACGCGGAATGGCTCTACGCCGAGCAGCACGGCGGGGACAGCGCCCAGAAGGCCTTCGACGACCTCTACGCGAAACCCGCGAGCGACGACCTGTGGGAGTTCCCGCCCGGTGATCCCGGCAGCGGAGCCAACATCTTCGGCACCCCTGTCTACGCCCGCGGCGCCATGACCCTGCACGCGCTGCGCAAGGCCGTCGGCGACCGGGCGTTCTTCCTGATCCTGCGCGCCTGGGCGACCGGGCACCGCGACGGCCACGGCACCACCGCGCAGTTCGAGCGCCTCGCGGAACGGGTCTCGGGCAAGAACCTGGACAGCCTGTTCCACACCTGGCTCTACGCGCCGGGCAAGCCGAACAGGCCCTAG